Proteins co-encoded in one Hymenobacter swuensis DY53 genomic window:
- a CDS encoding helix-turn-helix domain-containing protein translates to MQIPFTPLVLVLWAVVAQALLAAGLLWVAPANRLPNRFLALLMLSIALWLLDGFFRVANIYGQNANWYFTPIYYSFAFGPLLYFYVRSLVNHTFQFRFRHLVHFGPVLVQAALYGWLRLQSYPERLWFWEQVHRPVTYRIEFIGTWVSLTLYLLLSLRVLRGYRRWLVENFSEVSRLRLWWLRVLLVLVGLVSAQWLLEVVVREFFGLYYQYDYSTELLGGVLFLIGVVGLRQADMQAVRFEPEAEPEPTRLPKAAEIGAAEEIPPPPAVADGTVAANPPAVDAAVLARIRHALEAERIYLNPTLTLAELSAHTGLAPRLISFTVNQGFGQSFNDVVNGYRVAEVKRRLATPDAQRLTLLGIALESGFNSKTTFNRIFKQFTGVAPREWQG, encoded by the coding sequence ATGCAAATCCCGTTTACTCCGCTGGTATTGGTGCTGTGGGCCGTGGTGGCGCAGGCCCTGCTGGCGGCTGGCCTGCTGTGGGTAGCCCCGGCCAACCGCCTGCCCAACCGGTTTCTGGCCTTGCTGATGCTGAGTATTGCCCTGTGGCTGCTGGATGGTTTTTTTCGGGTGGCCAACATCTACGGGCAGAACGCTAACTGGTACTTCACGCCCATTTACTACTCGTTTGCCTTTGGACCGCTGCTGTATTTCTACGTGCGTAGCCTGGTAAATCATACGTTCCAATTCAGGTTCCGGCATCTGGTGCATTTCGGGCCGGTGCTGGTGCAGGCGGCGCTGTACGGGTGGTTGCGGCTGCAATCCTACCCCGAGCGGTTGTGGTTCTGGGAGCAGGTGCACCGGCCCGTTACGTACCGCATAGAGTTCATCGGCACCTGGGTTTCGCTCACGCTGTACCTGCTGCTGAGTCTGCGGGTGCTGCGCGGGTACCGGCGGTGGCTGGTGGAGAACTTCTCGGAAGTATCCCGACTGCGGCTGTGGTGGCTGCGGGTGTTGCTGGTATTGGTGGGGCTGGTGAGTGCGCAGTGGCTGCTAGAAGTAGTAGTGCGCGAGTTTTTCGGACTTTACTATCAGTACGACTACTCCACCGAACTGCTGGGCGGGGTGCTGTTTCTGATTGGGGTAGTGGGCCTGCGCCAGGCCGATATGCAGGCCGTTCGGTTCGAGCCGGAAGCAGAGCCAGAACCAACCAGGCTGCCCAAGGCGGCCGAAATCGGAGCTGCCGAGGAAATCCCGCCGCCACCCGCTGTGGCAGATGGCACGGTAGCCGCCAACCCGCCGGCTGTGGATGCGGCGGTGCTGGCGCGCATCCGGCACGCGCTGGAAGCGGAGCGAATCTACCTCAACCCCACGCTCACGCTGGCCGAGCTGTCGGCGCACACGGGGCTTGCTCCGCGGCTTATTTCCTTCACCGTTAACCAGGGCTTCGGGCAGAGCTTCAACGACGTGGTGAACGGCTACCGGGTGGCCGAGGTGAAGCGCCGCCTGGCCACCCCGGATGCCCAGCGCCTCACGCTGCTGGGCATTGCGCTGGAAAGTGGCTTCAACTCCAAAACTACCTTCAACCGCATCTTCAAGCAGTTCACCGGCGTGGCGCCCCGAGAGTGGCAGGGGTAG
- a CDS encoding YceI family protein — MKTLFTLLLLFLLLAARPATDTYQINPTASRVTWTGYAEVGSYAPSGTVQLRQGQFAYDGRTLRAGRFEFDMRTIEQEQVQLAEHLRGPDFFDVARYPTAVFVLREVRAGRASGQLTLRGVTRPVQFPLTLTPLPGGQLRATGTVTLDRTQFGINHNSSSFFQNLGSYAIRNEFTLAFEVVAARR, encoded by the coding sequence ATGAAAACGCTATTCACCCTGCTTCTCTTGTTTCTGCTGCTCGCCGCCCGGCCCGCTACCGACACGTACCAAATCAACCCCACCGCCAGCCGCGTCACCTGGACCGGCTATGCCGAGGTGGGAAGCTACGCGCCTTCCGGTACCGTGCAGCTGCGCCAGGGCCAATTCGCTTATGATGGCCGCACCTTGCGCGCTGGCCGGTTTGAGTTCGATATGCGCACCATTGAGCAGGAGCAAGTCCAACTGGCCGAACACCTGCGCGGCCCCGATTTCTTCGACGTGGCCAGATATCCAACGGCCGTTTTCGTGCTGCGCGAAGTCAGGGCCGGCCGGGCCAGCGGCCAGCTCACGCTGCGCGGCGTAACCCGGCCGGTACAGTTCCCGCTCACGCTGACCCCGCTCCCCGGCGGGCAGCTTCGCGCTACCGGTACCGTCACGCTCGACCGGACGCAGTTCGGCATCAACCACAATTCCAGCAGCTTTTTCCAGAACCTGGGCAGTTACGCTATCCGCAATGAGTTTACGCTGGCTTTCGAGGTGGTGGCAGCCCGCCGGTAG